Proteins found in one Bremerella volcania genomic segment:
- a CDS encoding neutral/alkaline non-lysosomal ceramidase N-terminal domain-containing protein, giving the protein MLRDHMSLLFCVLLGLVAFASSASAAEKQLLAGAATSNITPPLGELIVGGWQPIPARHIHDELHARCLVLDDGNTRLAIVLCDNVGIPEEVFDNAKALVEEATGIPASHQLMAATHTHSATTARGQSKLIKQNELTGYQTFLTQRIADGVQRAVNQLEPAQIGWGRTEEPSEVFNRRWFMNDAAQLTNPFGGVDRVRMNPPRGSSALDRQAGPVDPEVCFLSVQSKEGRPIALLANYSLHYVGGVRSGDVSADYFGYFAKYIEDKLGAADQQPAFVGILSNGTSGDVNNIDFTEKSPKRYAPYEKMQEVAQKVASKVADAHAQIKFQTWVPLAAATSKLPLKARKPTPEMRKHFEEVAARSKDDSSGHRREQIYASRIEKLKDAPDVVEVPLQVLKIGDLGISAIPFKTFAETGLEIKDRSPFMEAFTIELANGSFGYLPTPQQHRYGGYETWLGTNFVEEKASTKIVENLMKLSNSLQEQAK; this is encoded by the coding sequence ATGCTTCGTGATCACATGTCCCTCTTGTTTTGCGTACTCTTGGGCTTGGTGGCTTTCGCTTCGTCTGCGTCCGCCGCCGAAAAGCAATTGCTGGCCGGCGCGGCGACCAGCAACATCACGCCGCCGCTGGGAGAATTAATCGTCGGCGGCTGGCAGCCCATTCCGGCTCGGCACATTCACGACGAACTCCATGCCCGCTGCCTGGTGCTCGACGACGGCAACACTCGCCTGGCGATTGTCCTCTGCGACAACGTCGGCATTCCCGAAGAGGTATTCGACAACGCCAAGGCACTGGTGGAAGAGGCAACGGGAATCCCCGCTTCGCATCAGTTGATGGCCGCCACGCATACCCACTCGGCGACCACCGCGCGGGGGCAGTCAAAGTTGATCAAGCAGAACGAACTGACCGGGTATCAAACGTTTCTTACCCAGCGCATCGCCGACGGCGTGCAGCGTGCCGTCAATCAACTAGAACCAGCCCAAATTGGTTGGGGACGCACCGAAGAGCCGAGCGAGGTCTTCAATCGTCGCTGGTTCATGAACGATGCGGCGCAGCTGACCAATCCGTTTGGTGGTGTCGATCGCGTGCGGATGAATCCTCCCCGCGGCAGCAGTGCTCTTGATCGTCAGGCTGGTCCGGTTGATCCCGAAGTATGTTTTCTCTCGGTGCAAAGCAAAGAAGGACGTCCAATCGCACTTCTGGCCAACTATTCGCTGCACTACGTCGGGGGCGTTCGCAGTGGCGACGTATCGGCCGACTACTTCGGCTACTTCGCCAAGTATATCGAAGACAAGCTTGGCGCCGCCGATCAGCAGCCGGCGTTCGTGGGGATTCTTTCCAACGGAACCAGCGGCGACGTGAACAACATCGACTTCACCGAGAAGAGCCCCAAACGCTACGCACCGTACGAGAAGATGCAGGAAGTTGCCCAGAAGGTGGCCAGCAAAGTGGCCGACGCGCACGCTCAGATCAAATTTCAAACATGGGTTCCTCTGGCAGCCGCCACATCGAAACTACCGCTCAAAGCACGCAAGCCGACGCCGGAAATGCGCAAGCACTTTGAAGAGGTCGCCGCTCGCTCGAAGGACGATTCGTCCGGGCATCGCCGCGAACAGATCTATGCCAGCCGCATCGAAAAACTGAAAGATGCCCCCGATGTGGTCGAAGTTCCGCTGCAGGTCTTGAAGATTGGTGACCTGGGGATTTCGGCGATTCCGTTCAAAACATTCGCCGAAACCGGCCTCGAGATCAAAGATCGCAGTCCGTTTATGGAAGCCTTCACGATCGAACTGGCTAACGGTTCGTTCGGTTACTTGCCGACCCCACAGCAGCACCGCTATGGCGGCTACGAAACGTGGTTGGGTACCAACTTCGTCGAAGAAAAAGCGAGCACAAAGATTG
- a CDS encoding leucine-rich repeat domain-containing protein, with the protein MPRFLRQFGLRTLLIFCTLAAGCFGLWRWHMTWVDQQQEVAAQIAEAKGDVRWGTWGPEWVHQLFGSYYFSNIVAVDWHHKRIKDEDLQLLRKTPTLEELYIPGTRITDESLTVLEDLPRIRKLALWNTRLTNKTLEQVGKLKRLEVLDIHRTKMDETGLVHLRDHPRLQILRHDLTMTDVGIDHLASIPNVSVEWLVTQELGFESFWLLRDKISVERLYVSRPVYSGWATYLTGHPTLVSLEVTDAPMTDLELESLIAANTLENLELTNVPVGDAGIANVPYASRLKSLRFSHTNVTPEGFLLTFGQFPRNVVILKDWIRLNNGTNGQSVDWMGALSAKDLEALKYCRNAKSLTFDTNQLEGMNYQWLEMLQELTYLRVDYFGNDQMLRHVASLQDLQYLDLAGAKNVTADGLQAIVPLGKLTNLNLRSAEVSDEALEVIGQMKQLEMLNIAGSNVTDDGLRHLTGLQKLVVIHLSACKNLTDDALKSVGQLRSLQYLHAQGTQFTDEGLKHLHGMPFLSNVSLLGSKHTSHGVRQLRDSLLFKGANIY; encoded by the coding sequence ATGCCTCGCTTTCTACGCCAATTCGGACTGCGCACCCTGCTGATCTTTTGCACGTTGGCGGCCGGGTGTTTCGGTCTGTGGCGGTGGCACATGACCTGGGTTGATCAGCAACAAGAGGTCGCGGCCCAGATCGCCGAGGCCAAGGGGGACGTTCGCTGGGGGACGTGGGGGCCGGAGTGGGTTCATCAACTTTTCGGCAGCTATTATTTCTCGAACATCGTCGCCGTCGACTGGCACCACAAGCGAATCAAGGACGAAGATCTGCAACTGCTTCGTAAGACGCCCACGCTGGAAGAGTTGTATATCCCTGGCACGCGAATCACGGACGAAAGCCTGACCGTGCTCGAGGACTTGCCCAGAATACGCAAGCTGGCTTTGTGGAATACGCGCCTCACCAATAAAACGCTCGAGCAGGTAGGCAAGCTCAAGCGATTGGAAGTGCTCGATATTCATCGCACCAAAATGGACGAAACGGGACTGGTGCATCTGCGAGACCATCCCCGTCTGCAGATCTTGCGGCACGATTTGACGATGACCGACGTCGGTATCGACCATCTGGCTTCCATCCCCAATGTCTCGGTGGAATGGTTGGTGACCCAAGAGCTTGGTTTCGAAAGCTTCTGGCTGCTGCGTGATAAGATCAGCGTCGAGCGTCTTTACGTTTCTCGCCCGGTGTACTCAGGGTGGGCAACGTATCTGACTGGGCATCCTACCCTTGTCTCGCTTGAAGTCACGGACGCCCCGATGACCGACTTGGAGCTAGAGTCACTGATTGCGGCCAATACTCTGGAAAACTTGGAACTCACCAACGTACCGGTCGGAGACGCAGGCATCGCGAATGTACCGTACGCTTCGCGTCTGAAATCGCTCCGGTTTTCCCATACCAATGTGACGCCGGAAGGATTTCTGCTGACTTTTGGGCAGTTCCCCAGAAACGTGGTCATACTCAAGGATTGGATTCGTCTCAACAATGGAACGAACGGGCAGAGTGTTGACTGGATGGGGGCACTTAGCGCGAAGGACCTGGAAGCTCTGAAGTATTGCCGCAACGCGAAGTCCCTGACTTTCGACACCAACCAACTCGAGGGTATGAACTATCAGTGGCTGGAGATGCTTCAGGAACTCACGTACCTGCGCGTCGATTACTTCGGCAACGACCAGATGCTACGGCACGTTGCGTCACTACAAGACCTGCAATATCTCGACCTGGCAGGAGCGAAGAACGTGACGGCCGATGGATTGCAGGCGATCGTGCCGCTGGGCAAGCTCACGAACCTGAACCTGCGCAGCGCCGAGGTTTCCGACGAGGCGTTGGAAGTGATTGGTCAGATGAAACAGTTGGAAATGCTCAATATTGCGGGATCCAACGTGACCGACGATGGCCTTCGTCATCTTACCGGCCTGCAAAAGCTTGTCGTGATTCATCTTTCCGCTTGCAAGAATCTTACCGACGATGCGCTCAAGTCGGTCGGCCAGCTTAGGAGCTTGCAGTACCTGCATGCCCAGGGAACGCAGTTTACGGACGAGGGGCTCAAGCACTTGCACGGCATGCCCTTTCTCTCGAATGTAAGTTTGCTGGGCTCGAAACATACCAGTCACGGCGTCCGCCAACTGCGCGATTCGCTTCTGTTCAAAGGGGCGAACATCTATTAG
- a CDS encoding metallophosphoesterase family protein, with amino-acid sequence MTRPTSTTSSLTRRTFNRGVASLPLLGLASSLSAEETTRPLHLPKDPARGIREGWTVAVFPDTQNYAKYGKNQKNFERMCQWVLEHLDAWRIGLVMHEGDFVEQNNIAEGGGRGWGDQHSKSQWESAKRALERLEGQVPMIFATGNHDYGIRNAETRETQFNDYFGMTDNKLVSDGQGGGILIEAGQNAAGQQTLENAAYEVRLPDGRNLLVVSLEWGPRREAVHWAKQLVEQDRFRQHTGILLVHDFITPESKRDGQDGNRKRSGNPHTYPTGKTGNTHDGEDLWQALVHDAPQFQLVLNGHEMGSHVGRRTDPNALGMPVHQMLFNAQGMGGGSAEKGNGGDGWIRLLTFEPDGVTLTVRTFSPLKLDEGKLPWWDHPSWCFSLPIQPA; translated from the coding sequence ATGACGCGTCCTACCTCAACGACTTCTTCCCTGACTCGCCGTACGTTCAATCGAGGTGTGGCATCGTTGCCGCTACTTGGGCTGGCTTCGTCGCTGTCGGCTGAGGAAACGACACGGCCGCTTCACCTGCCAAAGGATCCGGCCCGGGGCATACGGGAAGGGTGGACCGTGGCTGTCTTTCCCGACACGCAAAACTACGCCAAGTATGGCAAGAACCAAAAGAACTTCGAGCGGATGTGCCAATGGGTGTTAGAGCACCTCGATGCCTGGCGAATTGGCCTGGTAATGCACGAAGGGGATTTCGTCGAGCAGAACAACATTGCCGAAGGAGGTGGTCGCGGCTGGGGGGACCAACACTCGAAATCGCAATGGGAAAGCGCCAAACGAGCGCTCGAACGGCTCGAAGGACAGGTGCCGATGATCTTTGCGACCGGCAACCACGATTACGGCATCCGTAATGCCGAAACGCGGGAGACGCAGTTCAACGACTACTTCGGCATGACCGACAACAAGTTGGTCTCGGACGGGCAGGGGGGCGGCATTCTGATCGAGGCAGGCCAAAACGCTGCAGGGCAGCAAACCTTGGAAAATGCCGCCTACGAGGTTCGCTTACCGGATGGACGCAATCTGCTGGTCGTGTCGCTGGAATGGGGACCACGCCGCGAAGCAGTCCATTGGGCAAAGCAGTTGGTAGAGCAAGACCGTTTCAGACAACACACCGGCATCCTGCTGGTGCATGACTTCATCACGCCTGAGTCGAAACGTGACGGACAAGACGGCAACCGGAAACGAAGTGGCAACCCGCACACCTATCCCACCGGCAAAACCGGCAATACACATGACGGGGAAGACCTCTGGCAGGCACTGGTCCACGACGCTCCTCAGTTTCAACTGGTACTCAACGGTCATGAAATGGGAAGTCACGTCGGTCGCCGGACTGATCCGAACGCCCTAGGCATGCCGGTCCATCAGATGCTGTTTAATGCCCAAGGAATGGGAGGTGGCTCCGCCGAGAAAGGGAATGGCGGTGATGGCTGGATACGGCTACTTACCTTCGAGCCCGATGGCGTCACGCTGACGGTTCGGACCTTTTCACCCTTGAAGCTCGACGAAGGCAAGTTACCGTGGTGGGATCATCCATCGTGGTGCTTCTCGCTGCCGATTCAGCCGGCCTAA